Proteins from one Cicer arietinum cultivar CDC Frontier isolate Library 1 chromosome 3, Cicar.CDCFrontier_v2.0, whole genome shotgun sequence genomic window:
- the LOC101491840 gene encoding RGS1-HXK1-interacting protein 1 isoform X2, whose translation MATVEESSQPEKTPAPVNHSTPTTTQPQTLDVKPFIDYAVGQALFYQKAFNDAIESSIEASTSRFSQIRSTSSAHFHQTLHYLDDFKSQYDAYEDLLFGKIKEGVLVAASHPVITCGATASVGLLVFKRPRRMLYYNTKRLFVSEESLVSRASAEVKELRQSIDILKSEVEKMEKSALHAEEQFLHGRTKLRQAGKQIRNVISSACKIERRAGGLKDILGELPKREASHFRSQVSKLASEAKREKNSLNKEVSKISNYGISV comes from the exons ATGGCAACGGTGGAGGAATCATCGCAACCTGAGAAAACCCCTGCGCCTGTTAATCACTCCACACCCACAACAACCCAACCTCAAACCCTAGATGTAAAACCGTTTATCGATTACGCTGTTGGGCAAGCCTTGTTCTACCAAAAGGCCTTCAACGACGCCATCGAATCTTCAATCGAGGCTTCAACATCTCGTTTTTCTCAAATCCGTTCAACTTCTTCCGCTCATTTTCACCAAACATTG CATTATTTGGATGATTTTAAGTCTCAGTACGATGCTTATGAGGATCTTTTGTTTGGAAAGATCAAAG AGGGTGTACTTGTTGCAGCTTCACATCCAGTTATTACTTGTGGAGCCACTGCTTCCGTGGGGCTTCTGGTCTTCAAGA GGCCTCGTCGGATGTTGTACTACAACACTAAACGTCTTTTTGTTAGTGAAGAG TCTTTGGTTTCCAGAGCTAGTGCTGAAGTTAAAGAGTTGCGGCAGTCAATTGATATTTTGAAATCTGAAGTTGAAAAGATGGAG AAAAGTGCATTACATGCAGAAGAGCAATTCTTACATGGAAGGACAAAACTCAG ACAAGCAGGAAAGCAAATCCGAAATGTGATTAGCTCTGCATGTAAAATTGAAAGACGGGCAGGAG GTTTAAAGGATATCCTTGGAGAGCTCCCTAAACGAGAAGCATCCCACTTTCGGTCACAG GTTTCCAAACTTGCTTCTGAGGCAAAGCGAGAAAAGAATTCCTTGAACAAGGAGGTCTCTAAAATTAGCAACTATGGTATCTCCGTTTGA
- the LOC101491840 gene encoding RGS1-HXK1-interacting protein 1 isoform X1 produces the protein MATVEESSQPEKTPAPVNHSTPTTTQPQTLDVKPFIDYAVGQALFYQKAFNDAIESSIEASTSRFSQIRSTSSAHFHQTLHYLDDFKSQYDAYEDLLFGKIKEGVLVAASHPVITCGATASVGLLVFKRPRRMLYYNTKRLFVSEESLVSRASAEVKELRQSIDILKSEVEKMEKSALHAEEQFLHGRTKLRQAGKQIRNVISSACKIERRAGGLKDILGELPKREASHFRSQRMQEFWVFITTKAMKAFEAQGIHHEGKCSSGSYQLKCFQTCF, from the exons ATGGCAACGGTGGAGGAATCATCGCAACCTGAGAAAACCCCTGCGCCTGTTAATCACTCCACACCCACAACAACCCAACCTCAAACCCTAGATGTAAAACCGTTTATCGATTACGCTGTTGGGCAAGCCTTGTTCTACCAAAAGGCCTTCAACGACGCCATCGAATCTTCAATCGAGGCTTCAACATCTCGTTTTTCTCAAATCCGTTCAACTTCTTCCGCTCATTTTCACCAAACATTG CATTATTTGGATGATTTTAAGTCTCAGTACGATGCTTATGAGGATCTTTTGTTTGGAAAGATCAAAG AGGGTGTACTTGTTGCAGCTTCACATCCAGTTATTACTTGTGGAGCCACTGCTTCCGTGGGGCTTCTGGTCTTCAAGA GGCCTCGTCGGATGTTGTACTACAACACTAAACGTCTTTTTGTTAGTGAAGAG TCTTTGGTTTCCAGAGCTAGTGCTGAAGTTAAAGAGTTGCGGCAGTCAATTGATATTTTGAAATCTGAAGTTGAAAAGATGGAG AAAAGTGCATTACATGCAGAAGAGCAATTCTTACATGGAAGGACAAAACTCAG ACAAGCAGGAAAGCAAATCCGAAATGTGATTAGCTCTGCATGTAAAATTGAAAGACGGGCAGGAG GTTTAAAGGATATCCTTGGAGAGCTCCCTAAACGAGAAGCATCCCACTTTCGGTCACAG CGAATGCaggaattttgggtttttataACAACAAAGGCAATGAAAGCGTTTGAAGCTCAAGGGATTCATCATGAAGGCAAGTGCTCCAGCGGAAGCTATCAATTAAAAT GTTTCCAAACTTGCTTCTGA